A DNA window from Danio aesculapii chromosome 14, fDanAes4.1, whole genome shotgun sequence contains the following coding sequences:
- the LOC130240750 gene encoding uncharacterized protein LOC130240750 isoform X1: protein MRRFFRVDRDEDFGQIQYLTAKCIRLSQEKAVLQQELLVSAERQQALQAQMEVLAVCVRQKEQLNVELNIKYEQLQERFQLQQAQTGVLKQCVLSVTEDRCRDASLLSLQLEQVSCDLQQLQSSEAKLMGLVDELHQEAQLRAQQAEVLQMQLHQEAQSKTQTIEELETQLNSKAQELAELQISHDAVLQDVCVQRGAHQRTLEELRRTADQCEWVCEQQRRWMSCVRRFKDCLSGEKESLELQVNRLQVELEIVRRSEHTERCSRWDEELQTEAERWRTLYEDLLKLTTQQGHQAAVGHLKPP, encoded by the exons CAGTGCTGCAGCAGGAGCTGCTGGTGTCCGCTGAGCGTCAGCAGGCTCTACAGGCTCAGATGGAGGTTCTGGCAGTGTGTGTGCGTCAGAAAGAGCAGCTGAACGTTGAGCTGAACATCAAATATGAGCAACTTCAGGAGCGCTTTCAGCTGCAACAG gcgCAGACAGGTGTCCTCAAGCAGTGTGTGTTGTCGGTGACGGAGGACAGGTGTAGGGATGCGTCTCTGCTGAGTCTGCAGCTGGAGCAGGTGAGCTGTGACCTACAGCAGCTGCAGAGCTCAGAGGCAAAGCTGATGGGCCTGGTGGACGAGCTGCACCAGGAGGCCCAGCTCAGAGCACAGCAAGCAGAGGTCCTGCAGATGCAGCTCCACCAGGAGGCTCAGTCAAAGACACAGACCATAGAAGAGCTGGAGACGCAGCTGAACAG TAAAGCGCAGGAGCTGGCGGAGCTGCAGATTTCCCATGATGCCGTGCTGCAGGATGTGTGTGTTCAGCGTGGCGCCCACCAGAGGACGCTAGAGGAACTGCGGCGCACAGCGGATCAGTGTGAGTGGGTGTGTGAGCAGCAGCGGCGCTGGATGAGCTGCGTCAGAAg gtttaaGGACTGTCTGTCAGGTGAGAAGGAGTCCCTGGAGCTGCAGGTGAACAGGTTACAGGTGGAGCTGGAGATTGTCAGGAGGAGTGAACACACTGAACGCTGcagcag GTGGGACGAGGAGCTGCAGACTGAAGCAGAGCGATGGAGAACACTGTATGAGGATCTGCTGAAGCTCACCACACAGCAG GGCCATCAGGCAGCAGTTGGGCACCTCAAACCCCCTTga
- the LOC130240750 gene encoding uncharacterized protein LOC130240750 isoform X2 produces MRRFFRVDRDEDFGQIQYLTAKCIRLSQEKVLQQELLVSAERQQALQAQMEVLAVCVRQKEQLNVELNIKYEQLQERFQLQQAQTGVLKQCVLSVTEDRCRDASLLSLQLEQVSCDLQQLQSSEAKLMGLVDELHQEAQLRAQQAEVLQMQLHQEAQSKTQTIEELETQLNSKAQELAELQISHDAVLQDVCVQRGAHQRTLEELRRTADQCEWVCEQQRRWMSCVRRFKDCLSGEKESLELQVNRLQVELEIVRRSEHTERCSRWDEELQTEAERWRTLYEDLLKLTTQQGHQAAVGHLKPP; encoded by the exons TGCTGCAGCAGGAGCTGCTGGTGTCCGCTGAGCGTCAGCAGGCTCTACAGGCTCAGATGGAGGTTCTGGCAGTGTGTGTGCGTCAGAAAGAGCAGCTGAACGTTGAGCTGAACATCAAATATGAGCAACTTCAGGAGCGCTTTCAGCTGCAACAG gcgCAGACAGGTGTCCTCAAGCAGTGTGTGTTGTCGGTGACGGAGGACAGGTGTAGGGATGCGTCTCTGCTGAGTCTGCAGCTGGAGCAGGTGAGCTGTGACCTACAGCAGCTGCAGAGCTCAGAGGCAAAGCTGATGGGCCTGGTGGACGAGCTGCACCAGGAGGCCCAGCTCAGAGCACAGCAAGCAGAGGTCCTGCAGATGCAGCTCCACCAGGAGGCTCAGTCAAAGACACAGACCATAGAAGAGCTGGAGACGCAGCTGAACAG TAAAGCGCAGGAGCTGGCGGAGCTGCAGATTTCCCATGATGCCGTGCTGCAGGATGTGTGTGTTCAGCGTGGCGCCCACCAGAGGACGCTAGAGGAACTGCGGCGCACAGCGGATCAGTGTGAGTGGGTGTGTGAGCAGCAGCGGCGCTGGATGAGCTGCGTCAGAAg gtttaaGGACTGTCTGTCAGGTGAGAAGGAGTCCCTGGAGCTGCAGGTGAACAGGTTACAGGTGGAGCTGGAGATTGTCAGGAGGAGTGAACACACTGAACGCTGcagcag GTGGGACGAGGAGCTGCAGACTGAAGCAGAGCGATGGAGAACACTGTATGAGGATCTGCTGAAGCTCACCACACAGCAG GGCCATCAGGCAGCAGTTGGGCACCTCAAACCCCCTTga